Proteins encoded within one genomic window of Legionella sp. PC997:
- a CDS encoding C2 family cysteine protease, with amino-acid sequence MLPLNFLTQGSLVVPANSSVPLVFPGVRGKIKQIIQLPNGHSLEANSLAIIQPLNLDKPEQKQRFRLTPYVPVGSSRDDLPENQRNISIDEKNSGEIELNDPSQYLEYIEQYQPSKAPLFSEGSPSIEDVRQARVPDCFLLASLAAILRQPDGASYIRSMLRQNDDGTTTVRLFNPKTLEPVYIRVENSYIVDQKGSLNNHTALWVDILEKAAASVPEFFGNTNASMSGALKGGSESLALKILTGCNSKEIYINNDKYFAWDIGNFFASELEQLKVLTQQKKLIEEFGGEHQSGTDEIISEMLSSRLRVFKDIFDEKAQEICLKLIDFYLENKDAWEKIYKECGNGQQRLEEIIKHFSQDEKNKQAVDILKELFTYYHKDVEKDVRRDNQELFSGIYSPEELKIFNDIKNKLAGNESLTAGTPHSYDEKVPGLRAMHAYTIVDVVETRRPVKDTDVMRPIKMIRIRNPWGFTGRMYLPNMENPEQIDIKEERVAGTFDLELKDFCRYYESYTSTLKFSAIRVLAEKRELLALKMQEPLKDVASDQDLDDERLSRISAFFECRADLVDIQMTAVELLNDSIHEQIADVFSDNLRDPLEVQASLDKIIEANKMTMMNLFQTSDCELIAASITYWWKNSHQELSEKDDKAYQHQILESVNKNDLLWKEFIQNYQVESALALIPLNKSQRLIIDLFASIEYTQRSLEQINPEGEGYEAFFRALVLQRDLLEQHFNYLEKYEHLLQQFDIKIDTFREQLKKINAYIEELEQNPIAAQIVKKLKDELPAQSLYDFTSNAESLLENLAKMGLVLNEYHEEDSPTPLPTHDEREKQNSGHAPEWLNSLRDILEKVLKAIGNWKTSANNKQIVQPPEYNRSPDGSKYPLLKRIGFFGPKSEDDSTDKTEVFHPNQHN; translated from the coding sequence ATGTTACCCCTGAATTTTCTAACTCAAGGAAGTCTTGTCGTTCCAGCCAATAGTTCAGTTCCTTTAGTTTTTCCTGGCGTTCGCGGAAAAATAAAACAGATCATTCAATTACCTAATGGACATTCATTAGAAGCAAACAGCTTAGCAATAATACAGCCCTTGAATTTAGATAAACCAGAACAGAAACAGCGATTTAGATTAACTCCTTATGTACCCGTGGGTTCGAGCCGCGATGACTTACCTGAAAATCAAAGAAATATTTCTATTGATGAAAAAAATAGCGGTGAAATCGAACTCAATGATCCTTCTCAGTATTTAGAATATATCGAACAATATCAACCCTCCAAGGCCCCCTTATTTAGCGAAGGCTCTCCCTCCATAGAAGATGTGAGACAAGCCAGAGTACCCGATTGCTTTTTATTGGCGTCTCTCGCGGCCATTTTGAGGCAACCCGATGGAGCAAGCTACATTCGTAGTATGTTGAGACAAAATGATGATGGGACAACGACCGTTCGTTTATTTAATCCTAAAACTTTAGAACCCGTTTATATTCGCGTAGAGAATTCATACATTGTAGATCAAAAAGGTAGTTTAAATAACCATACTGCTTTATGGGTTGATATTCTTGAAAAAGCAGCAGCCTCGGTTCCTGAGTTCTTTGGAAATACGAATGCTTCCATGAGCGGAGCTTTGAAAGGAGGTTCAGAGTCCCTTGCTTTGAAAATATTAACCGGTTGCAATTCAAAAGAAATATATATTAATAATGATAAGTATTTTGCTTGGGATATAGGCAATTTTTTTGCTAGTGAGCTCGAACAATTAAAGGTATTAACCCAACAGAAAAAACTTATAGAAGAATTCGGAGGGGAACACCAATCTGGAACAGATGAAATTATTTCAGAAATGCTCTCGTCAAGATTAAGAGTCTTTAAAGATATTTTTGATGAGAAGGCACAAGAAATCTGTTTAAAATTAATCGATTTTTATTTAGAAAATAAAGATGCATGGGAAAAAATTTACAAGGAATGTGGTAATGGGCAACAGCGTCTTGAAGAAATCATCAAACATTTTTCACAGGATGAGAAGAATAAACAGGCAGTTGATATCTTAAAAGAATTATTTACTTATTATCATAAAGATGTAGAAAAAGATGTACGAAGAGATAATCAAGAACTTTTCAGTGGAATTTATTCACCTGAAGAACTCAAAATTTTTAACGACATTAAAAACAAACTCGCAGGGAACGAATCCTTAACAGCCGGAACCCCTCATAGTTACGATGAGAAAGTACCCGGTTTAAGAGCGATGCATGCTTATACAATTGTTGATGTTGTTGAAACGCGCCGTCCTGTTAAAGATACGGATGTAATGCGTCCAATTAAAATGATACGCATTCGAAATCCATGGGGATTCACAGGCAGAATGTATTTACCCAACATGGAAAATCCGGAGCAAATTGATATTAAAGAGGAACGTGTTGCGGGTACTTTTGATTTAGAACTTAAAGATTTTTGTCGTTATTATGAAAGTTATACCAGCACACTAAAATTCTCCGCGATCCGAGTGCTGGCTGAGAAAAGAGAGCTCCTAGCCTTAAAAATGCAAGAACCTTTAAAAGATGTTGCGTCGGATCAGGATTTAGATGATGAGCGATTATCTAGAATAAGTGCTTTTTTTGAATGCAGAGCGGATTTAGTAGACATACAAATGACCGCTGTGGAATTATTGAATGATTCTATTCATGAGCAAATTGCGGACGTATTCAGTGATAATCTGAGAGATCCCCTAGAAGTCCAGGCTTCATTAGATAAAATTATTGAAGCCAATAAAATGACCATGATGAATTTATTTCAAACTTCAGATTGTGAACTCATTGCTGCATCCATTACCTATTGGTGGAAAAATTCGCACCAGGAACTTTCCGAAAAAGATGACAAAGCTTATCAGCATCAAATACTGGAATCGGTTAATAAAAATGATTTACTTTGGAAAGAATTCATTCAAAACTATCAGGTAGAATCTGCTCTGGCACTTATCCCTTTAAATAAATCGCAAAGATTAATCATTGATTTGTTTGCTAGCATAGAGTACACACAACGATCATTAGAACAAATAAATCCCGAGGGTGAGGGTTATGAAGCATTTTTTCGAGCTCTCGTTCTTCAAAGAGATTTGCTTGAGCAACATTTTAATTATCTTGAAAAATATGAACACCTTTTACAGCAATTTGATATTAAAATAGATACTTTTCGTGAGCAATTAAAAAAAATTAATGCTTACATCGAAGAATTAGAACAAAATCCAATCGCTGCTCAGATAGTAAAAAAACTTAAAGACGAACTACCCGCACAAAGTTTGTATGATTTTACATCTAATGCCGAAAGTCTCTTAGAAAATCTGGCTAAAATGGGTTTAGTTTTAAACGAATATCATGAAGAGGACTCGCCCACTCCTTTACCCACTCACGATGAACGTGAAAAGCAAAATTCGGGACATGCGCCTGAATGGTTAAATTCTTTAAGAGATATATTAGAAAAAGTTCTTAAAGCAATTGGGAATTGGAAAACGTCCGCTAATAACAAACAAATCGTCCAGCCACCTGAATATAATCGAAGCCCTGATGGGTCAAAGTATCCATTGCTGAAAAGGATTGGATTTTTTGGACCCAAATCTGAGGATGACTCCACCGATAAGACAGAAGTATTTCATCCAAATCAACATAATTGA
- a CDS encoding SDR family NAD(P)-dependent oxidoreductase codes for MSQVALITGASSGIGRALALELVSQDLTVIAIARHKDELLKLKDKNPNKIKIISADITTDKGLKKIENKIKGLKINYLIHSAAIISPLGLLNKAKPRDIKKSIATNLIAPILLTQIVLPFFSKQGGRILNITSVAAEKAVPGAGAYCITKSALDMWTQVLQTELPPGIIATDVIPGEVDTGMQKKLRECPVEQFPLATEFQDAYQEKTLIPPSACAEFLAFLLLKTTAKEFSSKRWNIYKDHTKAVPLPLNKEKLNDGIKKQ; via the coding sequence ATGTCACAGGTTGCACTTATTACCGGGGCAAGCAGTGGTATCGGGCGAGCATTAGCTTTAGAGTTGGTATCTCAAGACCTCACCGTAATTGCTATCGCAAGACATAAGGATGAACTACTTAAATTAAAGGATAAAAACCCGAATAAGATTAAAATAATATCCGCAGATATTACTACGGATAAGGGTTTAAAAAAAATTGAGAATAAAATTAAAGGATTAAAAATCAATTATTTGATTCATAGCGCAGCTATTATTTCTCCCCTTGGTTTATTAAATAAAGCAAAACCTAGGGATATTAAGAAAAGCATTGCAACAAATCTTATTGCGCCCATACTACTCACTCAAATTGTACTTCCATTCTTTTCCAAACAAGGCGGTCGAATTTTAAACATCACTTCCGTAGCTGCAGAAAAAGCAGTTCCAGGTGCAGGTGCTTACTGCATCACCAAGTCTGCACTTGATATGTGGACGCAGGTATTGCAGACTGAATTACCCCCTGGGATCATAGCAACTGATGTTATCCCCGGAGAAGTGGATACCGGTATGCAAAAAAAATTGCGTGAATGCCCTGTTGAACAATTCCCATTAGCTACTGAATTTCAAGACGCGTACCAAGAAAAAACATTGATTCCACCCTCTGCTTGCGCCGAATTTTTAGCCTTTCTCCTATTAAAAACTACAGCAAAAGAGTTCTCTTCTAAAAGATGGAATATTTATAAAGATCACACAAAGGCAGTTCCTCTTCCCTTGAATAAAGAAAAACTCAATGATGGGATAAAAAAACAATAG
- a CDS encoding GNAT family N-acetyltransferase → MHFSIIPIQEKHIEAFWYAVDSVARERKFLAFLEGPPIESTKEFVLEHIKNNWPQVVAMCGEQLVGWCDISPLDRPVFAHVGCLGIGVTAPYRGQGIGEALLSTVLQMAKLKGLTRIELTVREHNQTAISLYEKYGFVKEGVHKNAVRIDGEYEHHIFMALLFE, encoded by the coding sequence ATGCACTTTTCCATTATTCCTATTCAGGAAAAACATATTGAAGCGTTTTGGTACGCTGTAGATAGTGTTGCTCGCGAACGTAAATTTTTAGCTTTTTTAGAAGGACCGCCAATTGAATCAACTAAAGAGTTTGTTTTAGAACATATTAAAAATAATTGGCCTCAAGTTGTTGCCATGTGTGGTGAACAATTAGTTGGGTGGTGTGACATTAGCCCGCTTGATCGGCCTGTTTTTGCTCATGTGGGTTGTTTAGGTATTGGGGTGACTGCTCCGTACCGTGGACAGGGAATAGGGGAGGCATTATTAAGTACGGTATTACAGATGGCTAAGTTAAAGGGGCTAACTCGGATCGAACTTACTGTGCGTGAGCATAATCAGACTGCAATTTCATTGTACGAAAAATATGGATTTGTGAAAGAAGGAGTGCATAAAAATGCTGTGCGAATCGATGGAGAATATGAGCATCATATTTTTATGGCTTTGCTTTTTGAATAA
- the arsC gene encoding arsenate reductase (glutaredoxin) (This arsenate reductase requires both glutathione and glutaredoxin to convert arsenate to arsenite, after which the efflux transporter formed by ArsA and ArsB can extrude the arsenite from the cell, providing resistance.) — protein sequence MQKITIYHNPRCSKSRKTLELLQSKGYEPIVIEYLKTPLTLEQLSSLRAHFDLKDFVRTEEPVFKEHGLSLDNEAEVLQAMRTNPILMQRPIVTYKDKAVIGRPPENVLRLFDSFN from the coding sequence ATGCAGAAAATTACAATTTATCATAACCCTAGATGTTCAAAATCAAGAAAAACGTTGGAACTGCTACAAAGCAAAGGTTATGAGCCTATTGTTATTGAATATCTAAAAACTCCGCTTACCCTCGAACAACTAAGCAGTTTAAGAGCGCACTTCGACTTGAAGGATTTCGTTCGCACAGAAGAGCCTGTTTTTAAAGAGCATGGTTTGTCCCTGGACAATGAAGCTGAAGTGTTACAAGCAATGCGTACAAACCCGATATTGATGCAACGACCAATAGTTACTTATAAAGATAAAGCAGTTATAGGACGCCCACCTGAAAATGTCCTGAGATTATTTGATTCGTTTAACTGA
- a CDS encoding alpha/beta hydrolase has product MKGTEKKKASSRSNLKKQFVVPEMVNRSQYSMYMNELDEFFYYINKWYQANLGKITMGMSPAVIGTAHCDWLLQLAQSPGHLLALACYPVTHIDEFLAHLLCDKQPGQGKDVRFHKENWQLMPWRFYAEAFIQVEEWWQYATRKVPGLSSRAERTVSFCIRQLLDALSPSNFVMTNPDLFYETINTGGANLIQGTELAIEHGLRRLAGMPPPGAGRFKPGKNVAITPGKIVFTTHLIELIQYEPQTETVFKEPILILPAWIMKYYILDLSPGNSLVKWLVAQGHTVFMVSWRNPREEDRDLGMDDYYRLGSMAAIDAVSTIIPKTKIHLMGYCLGGTLAMITAAAMARDKDNRLKSLSLLAAQGDFTKAGELMLFITESEIAFLKNMMWEKGYLDPKHMAGSFQMLRTYDLIWSKMIDDYMTGKKRGMIDLLAWNADATRMPYKMHTEYLEKLFLKNDFAEGHFRVEDEVVAPKNVRVPIFAVSTDNDHIAPWESVYKIHLMMHSDITFVLTNGGHNAGIVSEPNHPGRFYYIHESKKSMPYLGPKKWVTKAKKREGSWWISWHDWLRDNSSQRRVSPPHLDPELPPAPGSYVMQK; this is encoded by the coding sequence ATGAAAGGAACAGAGAAAAAGAAGGCTTCATCTCGATCAAACTTAAAAAAACAATTTGTTGTTCCTGAGATGGTTAATCGCTCTCAATACTCAATGTATATGAATGAACTGGATGAATTTTTTTATTACATTAATAAATGGTATCAGGCAAATCTTGGGAAGATTACAATGGGAATGAGTCCTGCAGTAATAGGAACTGCCCATTGTGATTGGCTTTTGCAATTAGCTCAATCCCCAGGCCACTTATTGGCATTAGCTTGTTATCCAGTTACCCATATCGATGAATTTCTTGCTCATCTACTGTGTGATAAACAACCAGGGCAAGGAAAGGATGTTCGTTTTCATAAAGAAAATTGGCAGTTGATGCCATGGCGTTTTTATGCTGAAGCTTTTATCCAGGTTGAAGAATGGTGGCAATATGCCACGCGAAAAGTTCCTGGTCTTTCCAGCCGAGCAGAACGCACGGTTTCTTTTTGTATCCGTCAGTTACTTGATGCGTTATCACCTTCGAATTTTGTCATGACCAACCCTGATCTTTTTTATGAAACAATTAATACCGGGGGTGCCAATTTAATTCAAGGTACAGAACTTGCAATTGAGCATGGGCTGAGGAGATTAGCGGGTATGCCACCTCCAGGTGCAGGAAGGTTCAAACCAGGAAAGAATGTCGCAATCACTCCGGGAAAAATTGTATTTACTACCCATTTGATCGAATTAATTCAATATGAACCTCAAACTGAAACTGTTTTTAAAGAACCTATTCTGATACTCCCTGCATGGATCATGAAATATTATATTTTGGATTTATCACCGGGAAATTCTTTAGTTAAATGGCTTGTTGCACAAGGACATACAGTCTTTATGGTCTCATGGCGCAATCCGAGGGAAGAAGATCGTGATTTAGGTATGGATGATTATTATCGTTTAGGTTCGATGGCAGCAATCGATGCGGTAAGCACTATTATACCTAAGACTAAAATTCATTTGATGGGCTATTGTCTTGGGGGAACGTTAGCAATGATTACTGCCGCCGCAATGGCACGGGATAAAGATAATCGACTTAAAAGCCTGTCACTTCTTGCAGCACAAGGAGATTTTACAAAAGCAGGCGAATTGATGCTCTTTATCACTGAAAGTGAAATTGCATTTCTTAAAAACATGATGTGGGAAAAAGGTTATCTTGATCCCAAACATATGGCTGGTTCTTTTCAAATGTTACGGACCTATGATTTGATCTGGTCAAAAATGATTGATGATTATATGACCGGAAAAAAACGCGGCATGATCGATTTGCTGGCATGGAATGCTGATGCAACGCGTATGCCTTATAAAATGCATACCGAATATCTCGAGAAACTATTCCTGAAAAATGATTTTGCTGAAGGTCATTTTCGTGTTGAGGATGAAGTAGTAGCTCCTAAAAATGTTCGTGTACCTATTTTTGCAGTAAGTACCGATAATGACCACATTGCTCCTTGGGAATCTGTGTATAAGATACATTTGATGATGCACTCGGATATTACATTTGTATTAACAAATGGGGGGCATAATGCAGGAATTGTTAGTGAACCCAATCATCCAGGACGCTTCTATTATATTCATGAAAGCAAGAAAAGCATGCCTTATCTAGGACCAAAAAAATGGGTGACCAAAGCCAAAAAAAGAGAAGGATCCTGGTGGATTTCTTGGCATGACTGGTTAAGGGATAACAGTTCACAACGACGTGTTTCCCCCCCTCATCTTGATCCTGAGCTACCTCCTGCACCTGGATCATATGTGATGCAAAAATGA
- a CDS encoding cytochrome c5 family protein: MKNLLTILFSVICTSVLADDLGKNTYQVTCKTCHAPQFATGIKAPAAFDKEAWEIRIKNAELEVQKNPTEYKTAMDYLLYRMKLGKGLMPHSGLCKEADVPKKNCSDEAFIQAIQYMAQSKK; the protein is encoded by the coding sequence ATGAAAAATCTATTAACGATTTTATTTAGTGTCATTTGTACTTCAGTACTTGCTGATGATTTGGGGAAAAATACCTATCAAGTCACATGTAAAACGTGTCATGCACCCCAATTTGCAACTGGGATAAAAGCTCCTGCCGCTTTTGATAAAGAAGCTTGGGAGATACGCATTAAAAATGCTGAGCTTGAAGTCCAAAAAAATCCTACAGAATATAAAACGGCGATGGATTATTTATTGTATAGGATGAAACTGGGTAAAGGGTTAATGCCGCATAGTGGATTGTGTAAGGAAGCGGATGTCCCCAAGAAAAACTGTTCGGACGAAGCATTCATTCAGGCAATTCAATACATGGCTCAGAGCAAAAAATAG
- a CDS encoding shikimate kinase — protein MNQYKRIFIVGLPGAGKGLFAKRLALKLGWDFIDADLGIEYHIGRPLNKIFGAEGQKDFYQCQYDLLSVLKTQENIVVATEASIVCNEAIRDLLSTEFVVFLQVSTAVQIERIARNPSPLLATDLKHFFDMLHAERDQLFEKVAQLSINTDDNALEQHVLSAFEHVDGNQVSESTPAKLNEKDLVLFHKISHLPVHLSEQQAMCLKLLAQGKSSKEIARSLNISYRTVEGTLAKTMEVLGCSSSKELIVLYHDKP, from the coding sequence ATGAATCAATATAAACGTATTTTTATCGTTGGCCTACCCGGAGCCGGCAAAGGTTTATTTGCAAAACGATTGGCTTTAAAATTGGGTTGGGATTTTATCGATGCTGATCTTGGAATAGAGTATCATATTGGGCGTCCCTTAAATAAAATTTTTGGGGCAGAGGGTCAAAAAGATTTTTATCAATGCCAATATGATCTTCTGAGTGTCCTGAAAACTCAAGAGAATATTGTAGTTGCTACTGAAGCGAGTATTGTTTGTAATGAGGCAATTCGTGACTTATTGTCTACAGAGTTTGTCGTATTTTTGCAAGTAAGTACTGCAGTTCAAATAGAGCGGATAGCACGGAATCCTTCACCTTTATTAGCTACGGATCTTAAACATTTTTTTGATATGCTGCACGCCGAGCGCGATCAATTATTTGAAAAGGTAGCACAGCTTTCTATTAATACAGATGATAATGCATTGGAACAACATGTACTAAGTGCATTTGAGCATGTTGATGGAAATCAAGTAAGTGAATCCACACCAGCCAAATTAAATGAAAAAGATCTCGTATTGTTTCATAAAATTTCTCATCTTCCCGTGCACTTATCAGAACAACAAGCAATGTGTCTTAAACTACTTGCCCAAGGAAAAAGCTCAAAAGAAATTGCACGTAGTTTGAATATTTCTTATCGAACAGTAGAAGGTACGTTGGCTAAAACAATGGAGGTTTTAGGGTGTTCCTCAAGTAAGGAGCTGATTGTTTTGTATCATGATAAACCTTAA
- a CDS encoding uracil-DNA glycosylase family protein, which produces MSDTLNRYYLQTMGIDLWVLRKPNRSCEQDLSTLAREVAACTRCTLHKTRTQTVFFRGSSKAKLMIIGEAPGFYEDQQGQPFVGKAGGLLNQMLHSIEMIEEEVYIANVLKCRPPNNRDPQADEIAQCSSYLARQIEIVQPHLILALGRFAGQVLLNKSLPLKQLRNTLHYYHNIPFIVSYHPAYLLRNPADKKKAYFDLVTAKKLLIEKSC; this is translated from the coding sequence ATGTCAGACACTTTAAATCGTTATTACCTACAGACTATGGGGATTGATCTCTGGGTGTTACGTAAGCCTAATCGTTCTTGTGAACAGGATTTATCCACATTAGCTCGAGAGGTCGCTGCATGTACTCGGTGTACTTTACATAAAACTCGTACGCAAACGGTTTTTTTTCGTGGCAGTTCTAAGGCCAAATTAATGATAATTGGCGAAGCGCCAGGGTTTTATGAGGATCAACAAGGTCAACCCTTTGTGGGTAAAGCAGGAGGTTTATTAAATCAAATGCTACACAGCATTGAGATGATTGAAGAAGAAGTTTACATTGCCAATGTTTTGAAATGTAGGCCACCAAACAATAGGGATCCTCAAGCGGATGAAATTGCTCAGTGCAGTTCTTATCTGGCTCGTCAAATTGAGATTGTACAGCCTCATTTAATCTTGGCTCTGGGGCGTTTCGCAGGACAAGTTTTGCTCAACAAATCACTTCCCCTAAAACAATTGCGTAATACATTGCACTACTATCATAATATCCCTTTTATAGTAAGTTACCATCCAGCCTATCTTTTACGTAACCCAGCCGATAAGAAAAAAGCATATTTTGATTTAGTCACAGCAAAAAAATTATTAATAGAGAAAAGCTGCTAA
- a CDS encoding phosphorylcholine transferase LicD: MTLTKNPNPYSAETAFHDGRLRQAQLKMLTMLGVVDSICLKHGLDYWLDAGTLLGAVRHQGFIPWDDDVDIAMPRASYEQFLRIAPTEIPDWMWLQTIHSDPGYFNMATPLKIRDRTSRFIEKHEKGNEPYIQGIFIDVFVYDTMPVDPKQRKRYKFYAKKLSRLLSSKYSKVKIGHYPGFYKAIASILPKNLLEFCLQKIIQQANTSPSPYIGRGYNCVGRNLIKKDEIYPLQRVLFETIELNIPQNAETFLIQQYGDYLQLPPEEQRVMRHCKELIPHLEETA; this comes from the coding sequence ATGACATTAACAAAGAATCCAAATCCTTATTCTGCAGAAACAGCATTTCATGATGGCAGGTTACGCCAAGCTCAATTGAAAATGCTTACGATGCTTGGAGTGGTGGATTCTATTTGCCTTAAACATGGGTTGGACTACTGGCTTGATGCAGGAACTCTTTTAGGAGCAGTTCGCCATCAAGGTTTTATCCCTTGGGATGATGATGTAGATATTGCCATGCCGCGTGCCAGTTACGAACAATTTCTACGTATAGCACCAACCGAAATTCCAGACTGGATGTGGCTGCAAACAATTCATAGCGATCCTGGTTATTTTAATATGGCTACTCCTTTAAAAATCCGAGACCGCACCAGCCGCTTTATCGAAAAACATGAAAAAGGCAATGAACCCTATATACAGGGTATATTTATTGACGTGTTTGTCTACGACACCATGCCTGTAGATCCCAAACAACGCAAACGATACAAATTCTATGCTAAAAAGCTATCTCGTTTGTTAAGTTCTAAATACAGTAAAGTAAAAATAGGACACTATCCTGGATTTTATAAAGCTATAGCCTCAATCTTACCTAAAAACTTACTTGAGTTTTGTTTGCAAAAAATTATTCAACAAGCAAATACCAGTCCAAGCCCTTATATAGGACGCGGTTATAATTGTGTTGGAAGAAATTTAATTAAGAAAGATGAAATATATCCTTTACAACGCGTTCTCTTTGAAACAATAGAACTTAATATTCCCCAAAACGCTGAAACATTTCTCATCCAGCAATATGGTGATTATTTGCAATTACCCCCTGAGGAACAAAGAGTCATGAGGCATTGCAAAGAGCTTATTCCTCACCTGGAAGAAACCGCCTAA
- a CDS encoding ATP-binding cassette domain-containing protein produces the protein MMHQPIQIKHLCLSFPHKTCFEDFSGQISFGNRIAIIGRNGCGKSTLLKLLAKLLEPTEGEIRFPKEFNIGYVPQVIEEFVSLSGGQRFHKLLTQALASDPDLLLLDEPSNHLDRNNRRSLMRMLADYRKTLIIVTHDIELLQTTVDTIWHIDHAVLHVFTGCYDDYLREVNIQRNAIEEVIGDLSRQKKQVHMDLMREEARAKSSRVQGEKHIKQRKWPTIVSQSKARNAQETSGRKKSAINYKKHELTQRLSELYVPEIISPKFSIHGMKTNETLVTVRDGTVGYEENNPILSELSFTIKARERIAIHGDNGSGKSSILKAILDNQSVIKKGTWIVPHHHEIGILDQHYNTLAPNKTVFEVISCLSKDKSYSEIRKHLNDFLFRKNEEVEALVSTLSGGEKARLSLAQIAAMTPKLLILDEMTNNLDRETRAHVIQVLKAYPSAMIVISHDSDFLNAIQVTSGYEIKNGLLHSL, from the coding sequence ATGATGCATCAGCCAATTCAAATTAAACATCTTTGTCTTTCTTTTCCACACAAAACATGTTTTGAGGACTTTAGTGGGCAAATTTCCTTTGGCAACCGGATTGCGATTATTGGACGCAATGGTTGCGGAAAATCAACCTTATTAAAGCTGCTTGCGAAATTACTTGAACCCACAGAGGGGGAAATACGTTTTCCTAAAGAATTTAACATAGGATATGTTCCACAAGTTATTGAAGAATTTGTTTCATTAAGCGGAGGTCAACGTTTTCATAAATTATTAACCCAAGCACTGGCATCGGATCCGGATCTGTTATTGCTCGATGAACCCAGCAACCATCTCGATCGCAACAATCGCCGTTCATTGATGAGAATGCTCGCTGATTATAGAAAAACCTTGATTATAGTGACTCATGATATTGAATTGCTGCAAACCACTGTAGATACAATTTGGCATATCGATCATGCCGTCTTGCATGTTTTTACAGGTTGTTACGACGACTACTTGCGAGAAGTTAATATTCAGCGTAATGCAATTGAGGAGGTAATTGGAGATTTGAGTCGCCAGAAAAAACAAGTACATATGGATTTGATGAGAGAGGAGGCACGAGCCAAGAGCAGTAGAGTTCAAGGTGAAAAACACATTAAGCAGAGAAAGTGGCCTACCATCGTTTCTCAGAGTAAAGCACGAAATGCACAAGAGACTTCAGGCCGCAAAAAAAGCGCGATCAATTACAAAAAACACGAGTTGACTCAGCGTTTATCTGAGCTTTATGTGCCTGAGATTATTTCCCCTAAGTTTTCTATTCATGGAATGAAAACGAATGAGACTCTAGTCACGGTTCGTGATGGAACTGTCGGTTATGAGGAAAACAATCCAATTCTAAGTGAATTGAGTTTCACAATAAAAGCACGAGAACGAATAGCAATTCATGGGGATAATGGCTCAGGTAAATCCAGTATACTTAAAGCCATTTTGGATAATCAGTCTGTAATAAAAAAAGGAACTTGGATCGTACCCCATCACCATGAAATAGGAATCCTAGATCAGCACTACAACACATTAGCTCCAAATAAAACAGTTTTTGAGGTTATAAGTTGTTTATCGAAGGATAAATCCTATTCCGAAATTAGGAAGCATCTGAACGATTTTTTATTTCGTAAAAATGAAGAAGTTGAAGCATTGGTTTCTACTTTATCGGGTGGAGAAAAAGCGCGACTCTCCTTAGCACAAATTGCTGCAATGACGCCCAAATTACTTATTTTGGATGAAATGACCAATAACCTGGACAGAGAAACACGGGCCCATGTAATCCAGGTACTCAAAGCGTATCCGAGCGCAATGATTGTTATTTCCCACGATTCTGATTTTTTAAACGCGATTCAAGTAACAAGCGGGTATGAAATTAAGAATGGTTTATTACATTCCTTATAG